GCGTTGCCTGATCTGCGCCTGCGGCTGGACGCCAACCGCAGCTGGACACCGCTCAAAGCGGCGCAGTTTGCGAAATACGTTGACCCGGCCTACCGGGGGCGAATTGCGTTTATTGAAGAGCCGTGCCGCACCCGGGAAGACTCGCTGGCGTTCAGCCAGCAGACCGGGATCGCCATCGCCTGGGATGAGAGCGTGCGCGAGCCGGACTTCGTGTTTGAGAAGCAGCCCGGGGTAAGTGCGCTGGTGATTAAACCTACCCTTACCGGCAGCCTGGATAAAGTGCAGCAGCAAATCGCCGCCGCACACCGGCTGGGCATGCAGGCGGTGATAAGCTCGGCCATTGAGTCCAGCCTGGGGCTGACCCAGCTGGCCCGACTGGCCGCCTGGCTGACCCCTGGCACATTACCGGGCCTGGATACCCTGTCCCTGATGCAGGCGCAGGTGATCCGCCCCTGGCCGGGCAGCCCGCTGCCGGTCTGGCAAACGGAACAACTGGACATTGTATTATGAGTTTTACTGACTGGCCCTGGCGTGAATGGCGGCAGCAGCGCGGGGCGGCCATCGCCCTGCATCTGGAGGGCGAATCCCTGACCTGGCACCAGCTGTGCCAGCAGGTGGATGCGCTGGCCGCCGGTTTTTTTGCCCAGGGGGTCACCTGCGGGGCCGGGGTGGCGCTGCGGGGCAAAAACAGCCCGCAGACGCTGCTCTGCTGGCTGGCGCTATTGCAGTGCGGCGCCCGTATTCTGCCGCTGAACCCCCAGCTGCCTGACGGGCTGCTGGGCCAGCTGTTACCGGGGCTGACGCTTTCGTTTGGCCTGAGCTGTGGCGACAGTGGGCCGATCCCCGGGCTTCAGGCACTGCGCCCGCAGGCGGCTGAGGGGGAGTGCCATGCCCCCTGGCTCCCGGAGCGCTACCTCTCCATGACGCTGACCTCCGGCTCTACCGGGCTGCCAAAGGCAGCGGTGCACAGTGGTGCGGCGCATCTGGCCTGTGCGGTCGGGGTCACCGGGCTGATGAACTTTACCGCCCAGGACAGCTGGCTGCTTTCGCTGCCGCTGTTTCACGTTTCCGGCCAGGGCATTTTGTGGCGCTGGCTGCTGGTGGGGGCGGCACTGGTGGTGCGGCCCATGCATCCACTGGGGCAGGCTTTGCAAGGCTGTACCCACGCCTCGCTGGTGCCGACCCAGCTGTGGCGGCTGCTGGAGGGTGAGCCACAGTCACTGGTGCTGAAAGCGGTACTGCTTGGCGGGGCGG
This Shimwellia blattae DSM 4481 = NBRC 105725 DNA region includes the following protein-coding sequences:
- the menC gene encoding o-succinylbenzoate synthase, whose product is MRRAQIWRYNLPMDAGVILRERRLKVREGLILCLTENGQQGWGEIAPLPGFSAETADDAQVELVGWAQHWQAGETLACPALPSVAFGTSCALAELSGQLPAAADYRAAPLCTGDPDELFALLEQIPGEKVAKIKVGLWEAVRDGMVANLLLEALPDLRLRLDANRSWTPLKAAQFAKYVDPAYRGRIAFIEEPCRTREDSLAFSQQTGIAIAWDESVREPDFVFEKQPGVSALVIKPTLTGSLDKVQQQIAAAHRLGMQAVISSAIESSLGLTQLARLAAWLTPGTLPGLDTLSLMQAQVIRPWPGSPLPVWQTEQLDIVL
- the menE gene encoding o-succinylbenzoate--CoA ligase, whose amino-acid sequence is MSFTDWPWREWRQQRGAAIALHLEGESLTWHQLCQQVDALAAGFFAQGVTCGAGVALRGKNSPQTLLCWLALLQCGARILPLNPQLPDGLLGQLLPGLTLSFGLSCGDSGPIPGLQALRPQAAEGECHAPWLPERYLSMTLTSGSTGLPKAAVHSGAAHLACAVGVTGLMNFTAQDSWLLSLPLFHVSGQGILWRWLLVGAALVVRPMHPLGQALQGCTHASLVPTQLWRLLEGEPQSLVLKAVLLGGAAIPVELTDQAQSRGIRCFCGYGLTEFASTVCAKPADGHPDVGRALAGREVRVVDGEIWLRAASMAAGYWRDGAVTPLTNAQGWFATRDRGHLENGVLTVTGRLDNQFFSGGEGIQPEELERVIVCHPAVSQIFVVPVDDQEFGQRPVAVVECAADFDPAQLACWVRDKLARFQQPVHWLRLPGELKNGGIKISRQALRLWVAGQLSAA